The genomic interval tttattatttaccgccttgattatatatgtataattatctTTTGCTATCTATTGGATCTGGGGAAGAAAACTTTACCAATACATCATCCTAAACCTGGAGACAATACAGTTTCGAAGATGCTTCTCAGCCCATTCACAGGCCCAGGCGTGAGAGCAAGGCCCCTATATATAGTTGCCGAAAAGACTGTATTCACTAACAAGTATTTTTATCAATACAGCATAACAATTATGAAATGAGATATGaccattaattaatatataagagAAAAAGACGAATCAAAGTAGCATTCTAAACAAAGCAATCTATATTTGTATAAGCCCATGTTTCCACAcaaaaggtaaaaaaaaatgaaaaaggcaATTCAAATTTAAGAGGAtcagaaaaaataaatgaaagagAACTtaaagtaaaaagaaaaaattaaaagaaaggcATAGTCCCCCGAAAAAGTAAAGAAGGAAACAATGAACATTTATCTTTCTTACAAGATTTATCTAACCACCTCAATAATAGGGTAAACAACCTTCTCCTGTAGAACAACATGCAAAATCACATTTGTCTTTCTTCCTTATATTTTAGCAATAACTTAGAATCCTTTTAATTTTCATACTTTAGCAGTTTCTTCAACACTTTCCTTCACCTCTGTTTTATTTTCCTCAGATAACTCTTTCTTTTCCTTCTTCTCTTCCTCTACAACATCAGTTTTCTTCACATCTGCAGCCTTTTCCTCAGGTATTTCCTTCACATTTTCCTGCTCATTTTCCTTCACATTTTCCACCTTTTCCTCAGATATCAAAGCTTCGCCATTTGTCACAGCAGTTTCCTCAACTTTCTCAGTAACTTTTTCCACAGGTACTGTTTCTACTTGGGCACTTTCCTCTGCTTTTTCCTCCTCGGGTGATGTTGCCTTGTTTTCTGTCTCTACAGTAACTGGGGCAGCTTCAATCACTTTGTCTGTCGTTTCAACAACATTTTCTAAAGTATCAACCTTATTAGCCTCAGGCTCCTCCGCTTTGGGGGGTTTAGTTTCAGATAATTCCTCAGTAGTCTTTTCAGTCTCTGATGGGGTTTTCCAATCATTTTCTGTTTCCTCCTTCCCTTCTACATTCTGAAAATTAAGTGTCAAAAGCAAAACTGAGTAATAAAGAAATATTCTAAATGAACTGGCTGGTCCCCATTAATCAATACCAAATAGTTGCATATAAGATAAATACTGAAATGTTCCCAACATAACAGGTCACATAATATTACAActgtataaataaatatttttctataatACATTCACTTAAGACATCAATTCAAGCATTATCTGCTTCCCACCAACTTGGCAAGTACTATATAGTGTCAATTCCATTctcatatatacatttatatatatatacatatattattcaaTGCCAGAATGTATCTCCCTTTAGCCTGGCTTTTATTTGATGTCACAAACAGTAGTGCATCCATTaaactaaatatattattaatttacacAATAACAACAACCATATTTATCAGTTACCAAACAAATTGAGCTCAAATTTATCCACtgccaataataaaaaaaaaattattgatacaAAACAGACGTTCAAAGTAAAGCTATTTTGGATTTTATATCAACTttgctaaaaaaaattgtgttaaTGATGTAACATAAATATAGGTCAAACTAGTACACATTCAGATTACTTTCTGCGTATGTATTTCTAAGCAAAAGGAATAAAATTGACTAATACAAAAACAAAGAGGATCCAAACAGCAGGTGGGACGGAAGCTATCATGGAATGTCTAAGATACAGTACACAGATTGTTTAAGCTAATCAATCAAATCTTCCAATGTTAATCCATCCAAAAACAGTCCAAGAGAGACTAGTTACTACTAATAATAATGCTGACATGTATAATGTGCACTTTCTTTAAACCAAGTAcatttgtaattattatttaactaatCTAATAATAAGGATGTAGTATAGGCTAGTTTTAGTTAATGTAATTTGTGGGGGTGTTCAGCCTGAGAACTCTAGAGGCCCTTACTTTCAAAAGAGAAACCTTGCCCAacttaatctataaaaaatTGCATTGTTGtatcaaagtttgagaaacctatGACACTAGACAACCATAAAGACATAGGTCAGAGAAAacaaaatttagagaaaatgatattttatttagtatgGGAATCTTTTTAGCTAATTGGGAGTTGGGACCCTTAATAAATTTAACTC from Cannabis sativa cultivar Pink pepper isolate KNU-18-1 chromosome 4, ASM2916894v1, whole genome shotgun sequence carries:
- the LOC115714959 gene encoding uncharacterized protein LOC115714959, with product MGGCATKPKVLNPETAADVPAPVPEPAAKEVAVAPAATADVGPGLAEETKEKEVVVAEAHHGGEEKKVETDDTIKEIVDDDKASDEQQLQQGIKPRSLSNLFKQNVEGKEETENDWKTPSETEKTTEELSETKPPKAEEPEANKVDTLENVVETTDKVIEAAPVTVETENKATSPEEEKAEESAQVETVPVEKVTEKVEETAVTNGEALISEEKVENVKENEQENVKEIPEEKAADVKKTDVVEEEKKEKKELSEENKTEVKESVEETAKV